In Hermetia illucens chromosome 1, iHerIll2.2.curated.20191125, whole genome shotgun sequence, one genomic interval encodes:
- the LOC119657568 gene encoding cartilage-associated protein-like, which yields MEYSRIIFALQFVFVFLVCLFQRASNSVTSKSDYFQKIILDRNQPKTQDAESIKAAEEEIKFDPNFLDLYHSGVQAYLENDWEACINHIQRSLSLYRNYYEAVANCRVQCEFERERFKNTHKEDYDHIHFFEKLIVKTVCLEKCRQINLSYLPRYFTLDYSNKQIFKTRKPYEYLQLCYYREGDLEKAISATYTALVANPGDDLMKKNMEYYTQQKEFDWDKLRDMEDKRFSTYYQDGVDKYEQKQWKESIELLEIAMDTWLQEHDKCRAFCESEFDQGWFPDFTASVANHYVFTLRCKQNCTNELSFVNGRFYEDLYPSMFNYLQFAYYNIGKLVEASQCAASYLLFYPDHEEMLNNVEYYKEAYKGKSKKFLKPRQTATNFVQRFIYEVDFLNYVEREFSQLSNEPFRPRPQVDILTDHQIIDAGNSNLITENERK from the exons ATGGAGTATTCCAGAATAATTTTCGCGTTGCAGTTCGTATTTGTATTTCTGGTCTGTTTATTTCAACGTGCGTCCAATAGTGTAACTTCCAAAAGTGACTACTTTCAGAAAATCATTTTAGATAGAAATCAACCCAAAACGCAAGACGCGGAATCAATTAAAGCCGCCGAAGAAGAAATTAAGTTTGATCCAAATTTTCTGGATCTCTATCACAGCGGCGTCCAGGCATATTTGGAAAATGACTGGGAGGCTTGCATAAACCACATCCAGCGTTCACTTAGTCTGTACAGAAACTACTACGAGGCAGTGGCTAATTGTCGGGTGCAGTGTGAATTTGAACGAGAAAGATTTAAAAATACCCACAAGGAAGACTATGACCACATCCATTTCTTCGAGAAGTTGATCGTGAAGACAGTGTGCCTGGAAAAATGTCGACAGATAAATCTATCGTATCTTCCACGATACTTTACGTTGGATTATAGCAATAAACAGATTTTCAAAACGCGGAAACCATATGAGTATCTGCAGTTATGCTATTACCGG GAAGGCGACTTGGAAAAGGCCATTTCAGCCACCTACACTGCGCTTGTAGCAAACCCTGGCGATGACTTAATGAAGAAAAACATGGAATATTACACTCAACAGAAGGAATTTGATTGGGACAAATTAAGGGATATGGAAGATAAG CGTTTCTCCACTTATTATCAAGACGGAGTAGATAAATACGAACAAAAGCAATGGAAAGAAAGTATTGAGCTCTTGGAAATCGCAATGGATACGTGGCTTCAGGAGCACGATAAATGCCGAGCCTTTTGCGAGAGTGAATTTGACCAAGGATGGTTCCCCGATTTTACTGCTTCAGTCGCAA ATCACTATGTGTTCACGCTGCGATGCAAGCAAAACTGTACGAATGAGCTTTCGTTTGTAAATGGGAGATTCTACGAGGACTTGTACCCGAGCATGTTCAATTATTTGCAATTTGCATATTACAACA TTGGTAAACTAGTAGAAGCGAGTCAATGTGCAGCCAGCTATCTTCTATTCTATCCCGATCACGAGGAAATGCTCAATAACGTGGAATATTACAAGGAGGCATACAAAGGCAAATCTAAGAAGTTTTTGAAACCCAGACAA ACTGCGACGAATTTCGTACAGCGCTTCATTTACGAAGTAGATTTTTTGAATTATGTTGAACGAGAATTTTCACAATTATCAAATGAACCATTTCGGCCTCGTCcccaagtggatattctcactgaCCATCAAATTATTGATGCCGGAAATTCGAATTTAATAACTgaaaatgaaaggaagtga
- the LOC119647073 gene encoding NADH dehydrogenase [ubiquinone] 1 subunit C2, giving the protein MASPLELLTNRGDRQPSYLNDKWNPLICSAVGFGAVCYINWATRRPVFSGVQRHAAAVLGGAALGVFIDKKRNDYLAERDAVLRHYVELHPEDFPTPERKKIGETLEAWAPIR; this is encoded by the exons ATGGCATCGCCACTAGAACTTTTAACAAATCGCGGCGACCGGCAGCCGTCATACCTGAATGACAAATGGAACCCACTAATATGTAGCGCCGTCGGTTTCGGTGCTGTGTGCTACATCAACTGGGCCACTCGCCGTCCTGTTTTCTCAG GCGTCCAGCGGCATGCGGCTGCTGTATTAGGAGGTGCTGCTTTGGGAGTATTTATTGACAAGAAGAGGAACGATTACTTGGCCGAACGTGATGCGGTACTCAGACATTACGTTGAGCTGCACCCTGAAGACTTTCCGACTCCAG agCGAAAGAAGATAGGCGAGACCCTCGAAGCGTGGGCCCCAATTCGCTGA